A segment of the Hallerella succinigenes genome:
CATTACGCCAATTATCATTTTGGCGAATGTGGTGGGAATCGAAAAAGGCGTGACGGCGTCCTTGATTCAAAACTGCATGATCATTGCGAGTATCGGTACGCTGATTCAGCTGTATCCGATTTGGAAAATCGGTTCTCGTTTGCCGATTGTGATGGGCTTAAGTTTTACATTCCTTTCGGTGGCGATTTCCATTGGAACGACGCAGGGAATGGGAACTTTGATGGGCGCTGTCATTGTGGGCGGTATCGTTGAAGGTTTGCTCGGACTTTGTGCGAAGTATTGGCTAAAGCTGATTCCGCATGTTGTGGCGGCTACAGTGGTGACGTCGATTGGCTTTTCGCTGCTCCCGATTGGGGCGAATTCCTTTGCCGGTGGTGTTGGGGCTTCGAACTTCGGCGCTGCAGAAAACTGGATCGTCGGTAGTGTGACGCTTCTTGTGTGCCTTTTAACGCAAATTTTTGCAAAAGGCTTTTTGCGTTCGCTATCGGTTTTGGTCGGTTTGGTCGTCGGCTATATTCTTGCGCTCTGCATGGGAATGGTCGATTTTTCGGGCGTGATGGATTGCAGCATCATCTCCCTGCCGACGTTCCTTCCTTTTAAGCCGGAATTCCATGTGGGGCCGATCCTTTCGATCATTGCGATTTACCTTGTGTCGGCGACGGAAACCGTAGGCGATACGAGTGCCTTGGTGAATGGCGCGTTGAAGCGCCAGATTCATAAGGTCGAAATGGGCGGAGCGATTAGTTGCGATGGCTTTGTCAGTTCTATTTCGGGACTTTTTGGCTGTACGCCGATTACGTCTTTTAGCCAGAACGTGGGACTTGCTTCGCTTTCGGGCGTGGTGAACCGTTTTGCGATTGGAACGAGTGCCGTGGTGATGCTCCTTGGGGGAATTTTCCCGCCGTTTGGTCGCTTGCTTTCGACGATTCCGCAGGCGGTGCTCGGGGGCTGTACCATTATGATGTTCGGCTCGATTTTGTTTGCCGGCTTCGGGATGATGGCCAAAAGCGGTTTCTCTCAGCGGAACATGATCATTACGAGTCTTTCGCTTAGCGTGGGGCTCGGGTTTACATCGGCATCTAAAATGTTCGAAATTTTTCCGCAGATCGTGCAGATGATTTTTGCGGAGAACTGCGTGGCAGTCGTGTTCCTGCTCGCTGTCATTTTGAATCTGGTCCTTCCGAAAGAAAATTCATTTTCCAAATAAATCGGAGTGGGGCCAGTCGTAAAGCCAATGATATCAGAATGTCAAAACCAGTGGAATTTTTATGCAGAAAGAATTTGACGAAGCTCTGGAAAACCTGAAGAACATCGAAGTCGTGGACGAACCGTCTGCGGCTTGTTACAACGAACAGTTCAAGACTCTCATCGGCAAAACGATGCAGATTGTGAGCGAAACGGATTACGACGCTTTGGTGCAGGCGAAAACCGAAGACATCGAAAAGAAGTATTCCGCCAAGGTCGAATTCAGCGACGCGGCTACGGATGCCTATAAAAAGCTCCGTGAACTCGTGCGTTTTGAAATGCTCCACGAAACGCTTTTCGCCGGCAAGGAATTCGAAGTCTGCTGCACCGAAAGCAACTTTGCTCAGGCGATGAACAAGCTCCGCCCGGAAATTTCGAAGCTCTTGCCAGAAGATACAAAGGAAGCCGTCGAATCAATCGGATACTCCCTCTATTCCGACTTTACCAAGTATCTCGTCTGCAGCGCATTCGACATGGTTGCCGACATGAAAATTTTTGAAATGCCGGAATTCCGTCCGTTGCAGCTGAATGCTCTCGGCAAGGAAGTACGCACGAATGTGAACGTGATTCGCCAGCAGAAAAACAAGCCTCAAAAGTCCCAGGTTTTGACGGACTGGTTCCTTACCGTGATGGTTCTCCCAGGCCTGCTTTTGCGCAAGCTTTATTCGGTGAGCCTTGTCGAAATGTTCGAAGTGGAACAGAAACAGACGGACAATGCCGCGCACCTATTCAATATTTTCCAGAAGCGTATGGCTGCTTTTTCTGCAGGCGTTGAATATCAGATTTTGCAGGAGTTCCTTGTACCTCTTGGAATGGCTGACTGCTTTACGGTGCGTCCAAAGTTGAAAGACAAGCCGAAGGGTGGTTACATCCATTAACCAAAACTGAATTTTCTATATTCTTTTGTATGAAAAAAATCTTTTTGATGTCGGTTCTTTTTATGGCGAGCTTTGCGATGGCCGCCGCTCCAAAAATTTCTAAGGCTTGCTCCAAGGCAAAAGGCGAACAGGCTTGTTCTGAATCTCTGATCGCTCTTGCGGAACAGGGTAAGGCTGGGGATACCACTGCGATTGAACTTTACGGTAAAACCCTTGAAGTCATCCGCAAAAACAAAAAGTTCATGAAACCGGTGATGGTCCAGGTAGATACCCTCATCTGGGAAAAATGCAAAAAGAAAGAAAAACAGGCTTGCCTTGATGCCTGCATCGCTCGCACCGATTCTTCTTTTACCCGTGAAGACGCTCCGGATTCTGCAACGTGTGCCGCTACGCCGCAAAAGCTCGTGGCCAAAAAGGTGAGTGTTCCGACTCCTTCGCCGATGGCGCTCTTGATCGATTCGCTTTCGATCGATGCATTCTGGGAGGCTCCGTTTTATGTGGCGAACAACTGGCTTGCCGCAGTCGGGGATTCTGTGATTCCGTCGATAGATTCTGCGGTCACGTTCCTTACGGGTAACGATCCTGCGGACTTTATTTACGCTCGAAGAAAGTTCCACCTTTGCGATGCTTACGGGGATTCTTTGAATGTGCGCTTGGATTCTTTGGAAGCTCCGGTTCGCTGCCCGGTCATCGGTAGCGTCGTCGATCCGCGTGATAACAAGATGTATCGTGTGGAACGGTTTGGCGAAAAAATCTGGATGATTGACAATATCTCTTTTGAAATCCCGGATTCTTCCGCTTGCTATGACGGTGATTCCTTGAACTGCGAAAAGTACGGTCGCCTTTATACTTTTGGATCGGCGCAACTCGCTTGCCCAGAAGGTTTCCACGTGGCGACGGATGAAGAATTTGATGCCCTTTCTGCGGTGGATGTGGCGGACTTCTCGGTGACGGTGCAGTTCGGCGGTTACTTTAACCAGAACGGCATTTGCACTCTCGCTGACGAAGGCACTTACTTCTGGACTTCGACTGAAGAAGACGCTTCTCGCGGATTCGTGCGAAATCTTTTTTCGGATGCAATCAATTTGGATAAGGCTTCCGTCGATAAGCGCTTTGGACTTTCCGTGCGCTGCGTGCAGGAATAATTTTTCATGAAGACATTTGAACCGAGCTGCGATCTTGCGACATGGAAGGCGCGTTATGCGCTGACCGAAAAAATCCGCGATTTTTTTAAGGCGCGAAATGTGCAGGAAGTCGAAACGCCTGTGCTTTCCCGTGCAAGCGGAACCGATGTGCATTTGGATTATTTTGCAACGCTCGGAAAGCCTACCCGTTATCTGATGACGAGTCCGGAATTTCACCTGAAGCGACTGCTTGCCGCTGGCTTCGGGGATATTTTTGAAATAGCGCACGCTTTTCGTTTGGACGAAGTCGGCTGTAAGCACAATTCCGAATTTCAGTTGGTCGAATGGTACCGCGTCGGTATGCATTACGAAGATTTGATGACGGAAGTCGAAGATCTGGCGTCCACGATTCTTGGCAAAAAGATCCAGGCGGAACGTTTGACTTTCCGTGATGCGTTTCTGCGTTATGCAAAAGTGGACCCGTTCCAGGCGACTGCGGACGATTACCGCAAAGCCTTAAAAGAAAACGACGTCCCGGACGTGGAAGGCTCGGAAACCTTTTCGACCGAAGACTGGTGGGACTACCTGATGGTGACGGTCGTGGAAGGGCATCTTGGAAAGGACGCGCCGCAGTTCTTGATGGACTATCCGGAAAGCTGCGCCGCTCTTGCCCAAACGTATGTGAATGCGAACGGCGATACGGTCGCAAAACGCTTTGAACTTTACATCGAAAATATGGAACTCTGCAACGGCTACGAAGAACTGACGGACCCTGCAGAACAAAGACGCCGATTTGAAGCGGATATCGCCTGGAGAAAGGCGAATCATAGACCCGTTCCGGCGATCGATGAAAAGTTCCTCGCCGCGCTCGAACATGGAATGCCTGCGGCATCTGGAGTCGCCGTGGGACTCGATCGCCTTTACATGCTTGCTCTCGGCAAAAAGAATATTGAAGACGTCATCCTGTTTATGGACGACAATGCGTAACGTCCAAAGCCTTTTCGATCTGTGTCCGGAGAATTTTTTCGTTCAGCAGACCGATCTGCCGCATTTGAATATTTCCGGTACTGTCGATTAAAAAGTGCGTCGGAATCGAACGCGGATGCCCGAACTTTTTCATGAGTTTAAAGTCCCAGTATACGACCGGGTAGGGGATTTCCCTTGCTTTCACGAATTCGAGCATCGTCTTTTCGTCGTCATCCTCGTTGACTCCGATCACGTGCAGTCCGCAGGGGGAATATTCCGCATAGATCTTTTTGAGCGTGGGAAGCTCTGCGTTGCAGTAGCCACACCAGGATGTGTGAAAGACAAAAAGGTTCACCCCTTCATAGCCTTCGACCTTTTCGGGAATTCGGTCGTATTGGGCGTCACTGCAAGCGCTTAATCCGAGCGCAAGGGCGACTCCAAAAAGTAGAATCTGCGGTCTAAAAAACTTCATTTTTGCTCAATTTAGAAATTTTGAGAGATTTTCTGCCTCAAAGGTTTAGAACGATCGGCATGGGTTGTTATTTTCCCAAATCAGCAAATACTAGTCGAAAAATTTAATGTTATATTCAAAGCATGTATAATATTCAAGATCTTCTTGCAGAAATGGTGAAGCGTGGCGCTTCCGACTTGCATATCACCGCGGGTATCCCGCCCATGCTTCGCTTGGCGGGTAAACTCACTCCGATGGGCACAGAAAAGCTCAAACCGGATGAGACCATGCGCATGACGTACAGTTTGATGAATGAACTCCAGAAGAAGTCCTTTGAACAGAACAAGGAATGTGATTTCTCCTTCGGTATTACGAACTTGGCACGTTTCCGTGCGAATGCTTATTTGCAGCGTGGCTGCGTCGCCCTCGCTTTGCGTATCATTCCTCTTGAAATCAAGACCTTTAAGGATTTGGATCTTCCGCCGATTGTCGCTGAATTTACGACTCGTCCGTCGGGACTTGTGCTTGTGACCGGTTCTACTGGTTCTGGCAAGTCTACGACCTTGGCCGCCATGATCGACAAGATCAATAAGGAACGCCACGAACATATTCTGACGATTGAAGACCCGATTGAATTCTTGCACAAGCACCAGAACTGCATGGTGAATCAGCGTGAAGTCGGCAACGATACGAAGAGCTTCTCCCAGGCTTTGAAAATGGCTCTCCGTCAGGACCCGGACATCGTGCTCATCGGTGAAATGCGAGACTTGGAAACGATTCGTGCCGCCTTGACGATTGCGGAAACAGGTCACTTGACTCTCGCGACGCTTCATACGAACTCCGCTGTGCAGACGATCAACCGTATTGTCGACGCGTTCCCGCAGGGTGAACAGCAGACGGTGAGAACCCAGCTGTCCTTTGTGCTTCAGGGCGTTGTCTGTCAGATGCTTCTTCCGAAGATCGGCGGCGGTCGAGTGATGTGTTACGAAGTGATGAACGTGACACCGGCTATCCGGGCTTTGATCCGCGATAATAAGTCGCACCAAATCGGTTCCATGATTGAAATCGGTCAGAAGTTCGGTATGAACACGATGAATATGCGACTCGCGGAACTCGTGCGTCAGGGCAAGCTCGAACATTTCGAAGCGGTCGCCAAGTCTCCGGATCCGACTCAGCTTGAAAAAGAACTCGAACAAATGGGAGTTTAATCCATGCCGGTTTTCCTTTATAAGGCGCAAAATACTCAAGGAAACCAGTTTAGCGGGGAAATTGAGGCGAAGGATAAGAATGAAGCGGAATCCCTGCTTCGCCGTAAACACTTGGTCGTTGAAAGCCTTAAACGCAAACCGATTGAAATCCGGATCAATATCGGCTCGGGCATCAAAACCAAGGACGTTTCCCGCTTTACGCGCATGTTCAGCTCGATGACTTCCGCAGGTCTTCCGATGCTCCAGTGCTTGACCATTTTGGAAGAGCAGATGGAAAACCTGGCGATGCGCGAAGTGGTTCACAAGCTTACGATGTCGATCAGCGGTGGTTCAAGCCTTGCCGATGCTTTGACTCAGCATCCGAAGGTCTTTGACAAGCTCTACTGTAACATGGTTGCGGCAGGTGAAGCGGGCGGTATCTTGGACGGAATTCTTTCTCGTCTTGCCGACTACCTGGAATCGAACGAACGCTTGGTCCGTAAAGTGAAGAAGGCTTTGACTTACCCGGTGATGGTCGCTGTCGTGGCTGTTCTTGTGGTGGTCTTGATGCTTTCCTTCGTGGTGCCGACCTTTGCGGCTTCGTTTATGGAACTCGGTGGCGAACTTCCGTGGCCGACGCAGTTCGTGATGGATCTTTCGGATATGATCCGCGATTATGCGGCGTTCTGGATTTTGAGCGTCGTCGCGATTATCGTCGCGTTCAAGGTCGTGATGAAGGTCCCGAAATTGCACTTTGCCTTTGATAAGTTCTTGCTTAAAGTTCCGAAGGTGGGCGACTTGCAAATCAAGAGTGCCGTGGCGCGTTTTAGCCGTACTCTCGGTACGCTTTTGAATGCCGGTGTTTCGGTGACGGAAGCGTTGCAGGTAACGGCAAAAACCTCGGGTAACTCTGTGGTCGAAGCGTCAATTATGAAGATCGCGGTCGGCCTTGCTGGCGGTAAGAGTATTGTAGATCCGATGAAGGATGCGAAGATCTTCCCGGCGATGGTCATCCAAATGGTCGGTGTCGGTGAAAAGACGGGTCAGCTTGGCGCGATGCTTTTGAAGGTCGCAGACTTTTACGACGAAGAAGTGGACGCCGCGATCGACGCTTTGACGTCGATGATGGAACCGCTTATCATGGTGGTGCTCGGCGGTGCGGTCGGCTTCCTCATGATTGCAATGTACATGCCGATGTTCAGTATGTCGGATGCGATTAAGGGGTAAAATGAAAAGCTCGTCTACCTCAGTTTCTTCCTCATCTTTTAGTTCCGAGGTAGACCTTTCCTCGTCAGAAGAATCTTCGGATGCAAATTCGTCCAGTTCTGGTGTAAACGTCGTTTCATCTTCTTCCTATTCTGTTTTGGAATCTGGAAAATATTACAACCCGAATATTTCATATGGGGAACTTGTCGACGAAAGAGATGGGCAAGTCTATAGAACGGTTGCAATCGGAAGCGAGGATTCGGCTCAAATCTGGATGGCGGAAAACCTGAATTTTGATTATGACGTGCAAACGGCATCGGGAAAACCGACCAGTTTCTGCTATCAAGATTCCGTTGAGTATTGTGCAAAGCTCGGACGTTATTATACGTGGGCGGCCGCCATGGATTCTGCGGCTCTTTTTAGCGAAGACGGCAAGGAGTGCGGACTAGAATCAAAGGAATGCGCCCCAAAGGATACGGTCCGAGGCGTTTGCCCCAAAGGGTGGCATTTGCCGAGCAGTCAAGAATTTCACAGACTTACGGCGTATGCTTATTCTAACGGGAGGTATGTGGAATCCTGGCAGACCGGACGCCTTTTAAAATCCAAGGTTGGCTGGAAATCGACTTATTATCAGGCTTATGATAAAACGATTGAGCGTAATGGATACGATCCTTTCGGTTTTGGAGCCATTCCTGCGGGGGGGGGTGTGTTCCCGAATGCCAAAACATCGGATTCTCCGCTTTTTTCTGGACGTCGACAAAAGGAACTTTGACCCCCGAGCGTAACGCGTTCAGGGTGGCTCTTTATAATTATCATGACTGGTTTGATGAAGCGTGGGTTTTTGATTACTTCGCAGATAATTATGCGCATAGCGTTCGTTGCGTCCAAGACGCTGATTAATCGATTGTAATCACTGATTAATCACTTTTGAAAAATAAAAAACGGCGATTTCCTTAAGAAATCGCCGTTTTTGCTTTGGCACGCATTTTGCCTTAATAGCAGTGTCTCGATGTTGAGACGCTAACTTATTAGGAGGGCGCAATGCCAAAGGTCAAAGCAGAAACAGCAGAAGTCAAGCAGGAAAAGCCGGCGAAGGTTTCGGAATTCGATTGCCTCGTCGTCACCAATGTCCGTGTGTATCCGTTCAAGGAAGGCATTAACATGGGCCACATCAAGGCGCTTGCCCGTGTGGTTCTGAACGACCAGTTTGAACTCACGCAGCTCCGTGTGATGGACGGTGAAAACGGTCTGTTTGTAGGCTATCCGAACGACCCGTTCTACAAGGGCGAGGAATACCGCAGCATCTTCTATCCGATTACCCGCGCATGCCGTGAGCACATCGAAAACTGCGTGCTGGAAAAGTACCAGGAAGTCACGGCTGCATAAGAGGTTTCGACGTGTTCCAAAGAATTCGCACAAGCTGCCTGCTCGGAATCAAGGCGATTCCTGTCCATGTGGAAGTTGATTCTTCGCCGGGACTTCCCGGTTTTACACTGGTCGGTCTCCCGGACAATGCGGTTCGCGAATCTCGGGAACGCGTCGTTTCGAGTATTCGAAGTTCCGGTTATGCGGCATCCGGAAGTCGCATAATCGTGAATCTTTCCCCTGCGGATTTGCGCAAGGAGGGAACTTCTTTGGACCTTCCGCTTGCGATTGGAATGCTCGTGGCGAGCGAAGAAATCCAGGCGGAGCGTCCAGAAAGGTTTGTCTTTTTGGGGGAGCTTTCTTTAGATGGAAAGGTGAAGGCTGTACATGGTGTGCTTTCCGTGGCGATGAGCCTTTCTAAAAAAGAAGACATTTTGGTGGTGCCGAGGGAGAACGTTGCGGAGGCGAGCCTTGTGGAAGGGCTTTCTGTGATTGGCGTCTCCACCCTTGCGGAATGCATCGATGCGATTGCGCCGGGTTCTGTAAAGCTCCCGGTGCGGTCTTGCGGTATTTCGCGTAGGGCTTTGGCTGCAGATCCCTCGGTACCGGATTTTCGTTCTGTGGTAGGAATGGAAGGGGTGAAGAGAGCCTTGGAAATTGCGGCGGCGGGCGCTCATAACTTTTTGCTAGTCGGTTCTCCTGGATCGGGCAAGACTTTTTCCGCCCGCTGCCTTCCGGGCATTTTGCCTCCGATGACCGATGAAGAAATTCTCGAATGTACACGCATCTATTCTTCGCTACATGTTCTTGGTGAAGATAAGGCGAAAAGCTTTTTTGCACGCCGCCCGTTCCGTTCACCGCATCATTCTTCGTCGATGGTTTCGCTCGTCGGGGGCGGAGTGCATCTGCGCCCCGGAGAGGCGAGCCTGGCTCACAATGGAGTGCTCTTTTTAGATGAGCTTCCCGAGTTCAACCGGAACGTTCTAGAGGCTCTTCGCGAGCCGATGGAAGAAGGTGTAATCCACATCAGCCGCGCCTGTGGAACGGTCTCCTGGCCTGCGCGCTTTATGATGGGTGCGGCGATGAATCCTTGCCCATGCGGATATTCGATGGACTCGAAAAGGGAATGTTCCTGCTTGCCGGATTCCGTTCGACGGTATCGGCAACGCCTTTCTGGCCCGTTGCTCGACCGGATTGACATCCAAATGGCGGTCCCGTCCACCGATCCGCAACAGCTGATGCAGATGCCGCCCGGGGAATCTTCCGCTGAAATCCGTGCCCGTGTGACCGCAG
Coding sequences within it:
- a CDS encoding YifB family Mg chelatase-like AAA ATPase, with product MFQRIRTSCLLGIKAIPVHVEVDSSPGLPGFTLVGLPDNAVRESRERVVSSIRSSGYAASGSRIIVNLSPADLRKEGTSLDLPLAIGMLVASEEIQAERPERFVFLGELSLDGKVKAVHGVLSVAMSLSKKEDILVVPRENVAEASLVEGLSVIGVSTLAECIDAIAPGSVKLPVRSCGISRRALAADPSVPDFRSVVGMEGVKRALEIAAAGAHNFLLVGSPGSGKTFSARCLPGILPPMTDEEILECTRIYSSLHVLGEDKAKSFFARRPFRSPHHSSSMVSLVGGGVHLRPGEASLAHNGVLFLDELPEFNRNVLEALREPMEEGVIHISRACGTVSWPARFMMGAAMNPCPCGYSMDSKRECSCLPDSVRRYRQRLSGPLLDRIDIQMAVPSTDPQQLMQMPPGESSAEIRARVTAARDLQQQRFRRSRCRTNSEMTSDEAKNFCGMSVETERFAVSAADKMQLSARGYYRMLKVARTIADLRASQFGSKAEDAKKASVECSDIAEALRYRAFSGLNS
- a CDS encoding SpoVG family protein encodes the protein MPKVKAETAEVKQEKPAKVSEFDCLVVTNVRVYPFKEGINMGHIKALARVVLNDQFELTQLRVMDGENGLFVGYPNDPFYKGEEYRSIFYPITRACREHIENCVLEKYQEVTAA
- a CDS encoding type II secretion system F family protein, whose translation is MPVFLYKAQNTQGNQFSGEIEAKDKNEAESLLRRKHLVVESLKRKPIEIRINIGSGIKTKDVSRFTRMFSSMTSAGLPMLQCLTILEEQMENLAMREVVHKLTMSISGGSSLADALTQHPKVFDKLYCNMVAAGEAGGILDGILSRLADYLESNERLVRKVKKALTYPVMVAVVAVLVVVLMLSFVVPTFAASFMELGGELPWPTQFVMDLSDMIRDYAAFWILSVVAIIVAFKVVMKVPKLHFAFDKFLLKVPKVGDLQIKSAVARFSRTLGTLLNAGVSVTEALQVTAKTSGNSVVEASIMKIAVGLAGGKSIVDPMKDAKIFPAMVIQMVGVGEKTGQLGAMLLKVADFYDEEVDAAIDALTSMMEPLIMVVLGGAVGFLMIAMYMPMFSMSDAIKG
- a CDS encoding FISUMP domain-containing protein codes for the protein MKSSSTSVSSSSFSSEVDLSSSEESSDANSSSSGVNVVSSSSYSVLESGKYYNPNISYGELVDERDGQVYRTVAIGSEDSAQIWMAENLNFDYDVQTASGKPTSFCYQDSVEYCAKLGRYYTWAAAMDSAALFSEDGKECGLESKECAPKDTVRGVCPKGWHLPSSQEFHRLTAYAYSNGRYVESWQTGRLLKSKVGWKSTYYQAYDKTIERNGYDPFGFGAIPAGGGVFPNAKTSDSPLFSGRRQKEL
- the epmA gene encoding EF-P lysine aminoacylase EpmA, with product MKTFEPSCDLATWKARYALTEKIRDFFKARNVQEVETPVLSRASGTDVHLDYFATLGKPTRYLMTSPEFHLKRLLAAGFGDIFEIAHAFRLDEVGCKHNSEFQLVEWYRVGMHYEDLMTEVEDLASTILGKKIQAERLTFRDAFLRYAKVDPFQATADDYRKALKENDVPDVEGSETFSTEDWWDYLMVTVVEGHLGKDAPQFLMDYPESCAALAQTYVNANGDTVAKRFELYIENMELCNGYEELTDPAEQRRRFEADIAWRKANHRPVPAIDEKFLAALEHGMPAASGVAVGLDRLYMLALGKKNIEDVILFMDDNA
- a CDS encoding TlpA family protein disulfide reductase — protein: MKFFRPQILLFGVALALGLSACSDAQYDRIPEKVEGYEGVNLFVFHTSWCGYCNAELPTLKKIYAEYSPCGLHVIGVNEDDDEKTMLEFVKAREIPYPVVYWDFKLMKKFGHPRSIPTHFLIDSTGNIQMRQIGLLNEKILRTQIEKALDVTHCRP
- a CDS encoding type IV pilus twitching motility protein PilT, producing the protein MYNIQDLLAEMVKRGASDLHITAGIPPMLRLAGKLTPMGTEKLKPDETMRMTYSLMNELQKKSFEQNKECDFSFGITNLARFRANAYLQRGCVALALRIIPLEIKTFKDLDLPPIVAEFTTRPSGLVLVTGSTGSGKSTTLAAMIDKINKERHEHILTIEDPIEFLHKHQNCMVNQREVGNDTKSFSQALKMALRQDPDIVLIGEMRDLETIRAALTIAETGHLTLATLHTNSAVQTINRIVDAFPQGEQQTVRTQLSFVLQGVVCQMLLPKIGGGRVMCYEVMNVTPAIRALIRDNKSHQIGSMIEIGQKFGMNTMNMRLAELVRQGKLEHFEAVAKSPDPTQLEKELEQMGV
- a CDS encoding nucleobase:cation symporter-2 family protein, whose amino-acid sequence is MTTKSSENLYTLDGRVPLFKALPFGLQHVLAMFVSNITPIIILANVVGIEKGVTASLIQNCMIIASIGTLIQLYPIWKIGSRLPIVMGLSFTFLSVAISIGTTQGMGTLMGAVIVGGIVEGLLGLCAKYWLKLIPHVVAATVVTSIGFSLLPIGANSFAGGVGASNFGAAENWIVGSVTLLVCLLTQIFAKGFLRSLSVLVGLVVGYILALCMGMVDFSGVMDCSIISLPTFLPFKPEFHVGPILSIIAIYLVSATETVGDTSALVNGALKRQIHKVEMGGAISCDGFVSSISGLFGCTPITSFSQNVGLASLSGVVNRFAIGTSAVVMLLGGIFPPFGRLLSTIPQAVLGGCTIMMFGSILFAGFGMMAKSGFSQRNMIITSLSLSVGLGFTSASKMFEIFPQIVQMIFAENCVAVVFLLAVILNLVLPKENSFSK
- a CDS encoding FISUMP domain-containing protein, which produces MSVLFMASFAMAAAPKISKACSKAKGEQACSESLIALAEQGKAGDTTAIELYGKTLEVIRKNKKFMKPVMVQVDTLIWEKCKKKEKQACLDACIARTDSSFTREDAPDSATCAATPQKLVAKKVSVPTPSPMALLIDSLSIDAFWEAPFYVANNWLAAVGDSVIPSIDSAVTFLTGNDPADFIYARRKFHLCDAYGDSLNVRLDSLEAPVRCPVIGSVVDPRDNKMYRVERFGEKIWMIDNISFEIPDSSACYDGDSLNCEKYGRLYTFGSAQLACPEGFHVATDEEFDALSAVDVADFSVTVQFGGYFNQNGICTLADEGTYFWTSTEEDASRGFVRNLFSDAINLDKASVDKRFGLSVRCVQE